Proteins encoded together in one Actinomycetota bacterium window:
- a CDS encoding cob(I)yrinic acid a,c-diamide adenosyltransferase has protein sequence MPRIYTKTGDDGTTGLLYGGRVPKDDARTEAYGTSDEAVAALGVARPQIGDASLADLIVRLQRELFVVGAELATGKEAWSKLVAGTTKVTAEMVASLETLIDGYVARTGMPKEFVVPGETPASAAIDLARAIVRRCERQAVRVFHDGLLPDGEVVRYLNRLADLLFVLARYEEAGFRPLREP, from the coding sequence ATGCCGCGCATCTACACCAAGACGGGCGACGACGGGACCACGGGCCTGCTCTATGGGGGCCGGGTGCCGAAGGACGACGCTCGCACCGAGGCGTACGGAACGTCCGACGAAGCGGTCGCTGCGCTCGGCGTTGCGCGCCCTCAGATCGGCGATGCTTCCCTCGCCGACTTGATCGTTCGCCTCCAGCGCGAGCTGTTCGTGGTCGGGGCCGAGCTCGCCACCGGCAAGGAGGCGTGGTCCAAGCTCGTGGCGGGAACGACGAAGGTGACCGCCGAGATGGTGGCTTCGCTCGAGACCCTGATCGACGGCTACGTGGCCCGCACCGGGATGCCGAAGGAGTTCGTCGTACCGGGCGAGACCCCGGCGAGCGCCGCGATCGACCTCGCGCGCGCGATCGTTCGGCGATGCGAGCGCCAGGCGGTGCGCGTGTTCCACGACGGTCTGCTGCCGGACGGCGAGGTCGTTCGCTACCTGAACCGGCTGGCGGATCTGCTCTTCGTGCTCGCGCGCTACGAGGAAGCCGGCTTCCGCCCGCTCCGCGAGCCCTAG
- a CDS encoding prealbumin-like fold domain-containing protein, with protein sequence MRGLVRRHSKRRTLVLVAVLGLMLGVGTLPSVADLAGSNFEIDDGNLKLNGTAPSIDWATVSEDRTNDDPSGASTDNSFAEGTKEEDAVPTIGVGGIPPNKSDLLTFGIYAETASNFLNMFWRRVQDPSGTTNMDFEFNQNTCATASDPGCTSNDVTPTRTPGDLLITYNLSNGGTNPTLFLHRWVTSPPCENSQEGGSGSNSLPQGEPGCWNVGVNLSGSGDADGSINQTAIPAAEADGLEAMSARTFGEAAVDLDAIFAGQCITIGSAYLKSRSSDTFGSTMKDFIAPLEIDPIVNCGSLKIVKQNDAGTNLAGAEFDVFKDDGDGDFQQPAGSDALIGSCTTTANGTGDCTFSDLLFGDYWVHETVVPDGHEEMDPNPLLVSVPSTDQVVVTLINKRDPASLKLKKVNDLGTGLPGATFTLFTDLGPAFGPPDGNGPNQDAYNPAQDSTISSGSCTTVADGTCTITNILTAGKFWIVETVVPANHSKAADKWIQIELGNDYDLTSTPFVNPRLHKVIVLVCHQGTNTLTSVTVSEEGTSRTGTSIGTNPAGISGNLCTIGGASFDGYTHANDPSFTADIGSATHP encoded by the coding sequence ATGAGGGGTTTGGTACGTCGGCACTCGAAGCGGCGCACGCTCGTGCTCGTCGCCGTTCTCGGCCTGATGCTCGGAGTCGGCACACTGCCGAGCGTCGCCGATCTGGCGGGGAGCAACTTCGAGATCGACGACGGCAACCTGAAGCTGAACGGTACGGCTCCCAGCATCGACTGGGCGACCGTGAGTGAGGATCGCACCAACGACGATCCGTCCGGTGCGAGCACAGACAACTCGTTCGCCGAGGGAACCAAGGAAGAGGACGCCGTCCCGACCATCGGGGTCGGGGGGATCCCTCCGAACAAGAGCGATCTCTTGACCTTCGGGATCTACGCGGAGACCGCTTCGAACTTCCTGAACATGTTCTGGCGGCGGGTCCAGGACCCGTCGGGTACGACCAACATGGACTTCGAGTTCAACCAAAACACCTGTGCGACGGCCTCGGACCCGGGCTGCACCTCCAACGACGTAACCCCGACCCGCACGCCTGGTGACCTGCTCATCACGTATAACCTCTCGAACGGTGGAACGAACCCCACCTTGTTCCTCCATCGGTGGGTCACCTCACCGCCGTGTGAGAACTCACAGGAAGGCGGCAGCGGAAGCAATTCGCTACCGCAAGGCGAGCCGGGATGCTGGAACGTCGGTGTGAACCTGAGCGGCTCCGGCGATGCCGACGGATCCATCAACCAAACCGCGATCCCGGCAGCCGAGGCCGACGGTCTTGAAGCCATGAGCGCTCGCACATTCGGCGAGGCAGCCGTCGACCTCGACGCCATCTTCGCCGGACAGTGCATCACGATCGGCTCGGCGTATCTCAAGAGCCGTTCATCGGACACGTTCGGCTCGACGATGAAGGACTTCATCGCCCCGCTCGAGATCGATCCGATCGTTAACTGTGGGTCGCTCAAGATCGTGAAACAGAACGATGCCGGCACCAACTTGGCCGGCGCCGAGTTCGACGTCTTCAAGGACGATGGGGACGGCGATTTCCAGCAGCCGGCGGGGAGCGACGCTCTCATCGGCAGCTGCACCACCACCGCGAACGGGACGGGCGACTGCACCTTCTCGGACCTGCTCTTCGGCGACTACTGGGTCCACGAGACGGTCGTGCCCGACGGGCACGAGGAGATGGATCCGAACCCACTCCTCGTGAGTGTGCCGAGTACGGATCAGGTCGTCGTGACCTTGATCAACAAACGGGATCCTGCCTCGCTCAAACTGAAGAAGGTGAACGACCTCGGAACGGGTCTCCCCGGGGCGACCTTCACGCTGTTCACCGACCTCGGCCCGGCGTTCGGTCCGCCCGACGGGAACGGCCCGAACCAGGATGCATACAACCCGGCTCAGGACTCGACCATTTCGTCGGGAAGCTGCACGACCGTCGCGGACGGCACGTGCACGATCACGAACATCCTGACCGCTGGGAAGTTCTGGATCGTGGAGACGGTGGTACCCGCCAACCACTCGAAGGCAGCGGACAAGTGGATCCAGATCGAGCTCGGCAACGACTACGATCTGACGTCAACGCCGTTCGTCAACCCGCGGCTGCACAAGGTGATAGTCCTTGTCTGCCACCAAGGTACGAACACGCTGACCTCAGTGACGGTCTCCGAGGAAGGAACGTCGAGAACCGGGACATCCATCGGGACGAATCCCGCCGGGATCTCGGGCAATCTCTGCACGATCGGTGGAGCCAGCTTCGACGGCTACACGCACGCCAACGACCCGAGCTTCACGGCCGATATCGGGAGCGCGACGCACCCGTAG
- a CDS encoding MBL fold metallo-hydrolase, whose translation MGSEEIVPGVWAIPMAYVSAFAIADEGLTLIDSGLPNKVDTIRKGLAEAGGGQLRNIAVTHHHMDHVGGLAKLVAEPGVTVWAHAGDAGVIRGDVTPPRPPGRNVVERAGISGFVRFGPKAAPARVDREVSDGEELPIGGGLIAYHTPGHTAGHLSFLMPSRRTLFVGDAAARMMGRLAPPLGIYTEDHEAVKRSIAKIAALDFDVACFGHGRVLKGGGAAAFRRLAEKVASKG comes from the coding sequence GTGGGCTCCGAAGAGATCGTTCCAGGCGTCTGGGCCATCCCGATGGCCTACGTCAGCGCCTTCGCGATCGCCGACGAAGGGCTCACGCTCATCGACTCCGGGCTACCCAACAAGGTCGACACGATCCGCAAGGGCTTGGCCGAAGCGGGAGGTGGGCAGCTCCGGAACATCGCCGTCACCCATCACCACATGGATCACGTCGGCGGGCTCGCAAAGCTGGTCGCCGAGCCCGGCGTCACGGTGTGGGCGCACGCGGGCGACGCTGGGGTGATCCGAGGGGACGTCACGCCGCCGCGCCCGCCCGGCCGCAACGTGGTCGAGCGCGCCGGCATATCCGGCTTCGTCCGGTTCGGGCCCAAGGCCGCCCCGGCGCGAGTGGATCGAGAGGTGAGCGATGGGGAGGAGCTCCCGATCGGCGGCGGGCTCATCGCGTATCACACCCCGGGACACACAGCCGGCCATCTCTCGTTCCTGATGCCCTCGAGGCGCACGCTGTTCGTCGGCGACGCGGCCGCGCGGATGATGGGCCGCCTCGCGCCACCGCTCGGCATCTACACCGAGGATCACGAGGCCGTTAAGCGCAGCATCGCCAAGATCGCGGCGTTGGACTTCGACGTCGCGTGCTTCGGCCACGGGCGTGTGCTCAAGGGCGGCGGCGCCGCCGCGTTCCGGAGGCTCGCCGAGAAGGTCGCGAGCAAGGGCTAG
- the nth gene encoding endonuclease III — MVQPKAEPRAAWLDRETPEEKRKRAALIYRRLDRAYPDAKCALNFSTPLEMVLSTVLSAQSTDAMVNKVTPALFAKHPTPEAYLASPPGELERDIHSTGFFNQKAKSIRGLCRVIVEEFDGRVPDTMEGLLRLPGVARKTANIVLGNAFGKVEGIAVDTHVHRLARRLGFSDEHDTNKVERDLMTLFPKKKWFRLTYLLIEHGRAVCQAKVPRCEECVVNDLCPASRVPTRKR; from the coding sequence TTGGTCCAACCCAAGGCCGAGCCGCGCGCCGCGTGGCTCGACCGCGAGACTCCCGAAGAGAAGCGCAAGCGCGCCGCGCTGATCTATCGCCGGCTCGACAGGGCCTACCCGGACGCGAAGTGCGCGCTGAACTTCTCGACGCCGCTCGAGATGGTCCTCTCGACCGTTCTCTCGGCGCAGTCGACGGACGCGATGGTCAACAAGGTCACCCCGGCGCTGTTCGCGAAGCATCCGACACCCGAGGCGTACTTAGCTTCGCCGCCCGGCGAGCTCGAGCGCGACATCCACTCGACCGGCTTCTTCAACCAGAAGGCCAAGTCCATCCGGGGACTGTGCCGCGTGATCGTCGAGGAGTTCGACGGCCGGGTACCCGACACGATGGAGGGGCTGCTGCGACTGCCGGGCGTGGCGCGCAAGACCGCCAACATCGTGCTGGGTAACGCGTTCGGCAAGGTCGAAGGGATCGCGGTCGACACGCATGTCCACCGGCTGGCTCGACGCCTCGGCTTCAGCGACGAGCACGACACCAACAAGGTCGAGCGCGACCTCATGACGCTGTTCCCGAAGAAGAAGTGGTTCCGGCTGACCTACCTGCTCATCGAGCACGGCCGCGCGGTCTGTCAGGCCAAGGTGCCTCGGTGCGAGGAGTGCGTCGTCAACGACCTCTGTCCGGCGTCGCGCGTCCCGACGCGCAAGAGGTAA
- a CDS encoding acyl-CoA dehydrogenase family protein: MDFGFTEEQEALRKSAREFLTDRSTTGLVRDLMASKTGFDEKLWKEMADLGWMGTAIAEEDGGLGLSLIELAILVEEMGRALLPSPFYSSVGLAAPVIAATADGALRKTLLGGIASGELRATVAIPEEEGRWDAAGIKAKATPVDGGYKLSGTKVFVPDAHLADEIVVVARTGKTKDPREGISLFLVPTSDRKVKVKTLDTIDRTRRLALVKIGGVEVPVDRRLGPEGGAWPLLERALDHSATVLAAEATGLATKVLELSRDYAKERTQFDKPIGAFQAISHRIADMLVLTENARSTTYYAAWAIEEGVPDAALAAATAKVAASEAARVVSQGGMQVHGGIGFTWEHDMHLYYRRAKWVEMFLGDPSIWRERVASLFA; the protein is encoded by the coding sequence ATGGACTTCGGGTTCACCGAGGAGCAGGAAGCGCTACGCAAGTCCGCGCGCGAGTTCCTGACCGACCGGTCGACGACCGGGTTGGTGCGCGATCTCATGGCGTCCAAGACCGGCTTCGACGAGAAGCTGTGGAAAGAGATGGCCGATCTCGGCTGGATGGGAACGGCCATCGCGGAGGAGGACGGCGGGCTCGGCCTGTCGCTCATCGAGCTGGCGATCCTGGTGGAGGAGATGGGCCGGGCGCTCCTGCCGTCGCCCTTCTATTCGTCCGTCGGGCTGGCCGCGCCGGTGATCGCTGCGACCGCCGACGGAGCGTTGCGCAAGACGCTGCTCGGCGGGATCGCTTCCGGCGAGCTTCGGGCGACGGTCGCGATCCCCGAAGAGGAAGGACGCTGGGACGCGGCCGGGATCAAGGCGAAGGCGACGCCGGTGGACGGCGGCTACAAGCTGAGCGGCACGAAGGTCTTCGTCCCCGATGCGCACCTCGCCGACGAGATCGTGGTGGTCGCTCGGACCGGGAAGACGAAGGATCCGCGCGAGGGGATCTCGTTGTTCCTCGTGCCGACCTCCGACCGCAAGGTGAAGGTGAAGACCCTCGACACGATCGACCGCACCCGGCGCCTGGCGCTGGTGAAAATCGGCGGCGTCGAGGTCCCCGTCGACCGCCGGCTCGGCCCGGAAGGGGGAGCGTGGCCCTTGCTCGAGCGGGCTCTGGACCACTCCGCGACCGTGCTCGCGGCCGAGGCGACCGGCCTCGCTACCAAGGTGCTCGAGCTTTCGCGCGACTATGCGAAGGAACGCACCCAGTTCGACAAGCCGATCGGCGCCTTCCAGGCGATCAGCCACCGGATCGCAGACATGCTCGTCTTGACCGAGAACGCGCGTTCGACGACCTACTACGCGGCGTGGGCGATCGAGGAGGGCGTGCCCGACGCGGCGCTGGCGGCGGCGACGGCGAAGGTAGCGGCGTCCGAAGCCGCACGCGTCGTCTCCCAAGGCGGCATGCAGGTACACGGCGGCATCGGCTTCACCTGGGAGCACGACATGCACCTGTACTACCGTCGCGCGAAGTGGGTCGAGATGTTCCTCGGCGATCCGTCGATCTGGCGGGAGCGGGTCGCCAGCCTCTTCGCCTAG
- a CDS encoding acyl-CoA dehydrogenase yields the protein MDFRDSPEEAAFRKEIREWLEANIPADWDRSQLSLIPPEDRVDMLRDWQRRLHEGGWAGISWPKEYGGRGATLIEQAIFNQEVARQKAPPPINVIGLGMAGPTIINHGSHEQKNRYLEKILSAEEIWCQGFSEPGAGSDLAGLRSTAILDGDSWIINGQKVWTSLAHVSQWCIFLARTDTTAPKHKGITYFLVDMSSPGIEVRPLRQITGSADFNEMFFTDVRVPRESILGEVNDGWRIAMTTLLHERGTLGFALSVGARVALDELIGLARETKKNGKPAFEDPTIRQRLASLHVEVESLRLNNYRALTGFMKSGMPGPEGSLSKLIWSESMQRLGDLAVEILGPAGMLERWDANPRVNTWQFIHLRSRGHTIEAGTSEILRNIVAERVLGLPKHK from the coding sequence ATGGACTTCCGGGATAGCCCTGAAGAGGCCGCGTTCCGCAAAGAGATCCGCGAGTGGCTCGAGGCCAACATCCCGGCCGATTGGGATCGGTCGCAGCTCTCGCTCATCCCACCCGAAGACCGCGTCGACATGCTCCGCGACTGGCAACGGCGCCTCCACGAAGGGGGCTGGGCCGGCATCTCTTGGCCGAAGGAATACGGGGGCCGGGGCGCGACCCTGATCGAGCAGGCGATCTTCAATCAGGAGGTCGCGCGTCAGAAGGCGCCGCCGCCGATCAACGTGATCGGTCTCGGGATGGCCGGGCCGACGATCATCAACCACGGCTCGCACGAGCAGAAGAACCGCTACCTCGAGAAGATCCTGTCGGCCGAGGAGATCTGGTGTCAGGGCTTCTCGGAGCCGGGCGCCGGAAGCGACCTCGCCGGCCTTCGCTCGACCGCCATCCTGGACGGCGACTCGTGGATCATCAACGGGCAGAAGGTCTGGACCTCGCTCGCCCACGTCTCCCAGTGGTGCATCTTCTTGGCGCGGACCGACACGACCGCGCCGAAGCACAAGGGCATCACCTATTTCCTGGTCGACATGTCCTCGCCGGGGATCGAGGTCCGGCCGCTGCGACAGATCACCGGGAGCGCCGACTTCAACGAGATGTTCTTCACCGACGTGCGCGTGCCGCGCGAGAGCATCCTCGGCGAGGTCAACGACGGCTGGCGCATCGCGATGACGACCCTGCTGCACGAGCGCGGCACACTCGGTTTCGCGCTGTCGGTCGGCGCTCGCGTCGCGCTCGACGAGCTGATCGGGTTGGCGCGTGAAACCAAGAAGAACGGCAAGCCGGCGTTCGAGGACCCCACGATCCGCCAGCGGCTCGCGTCGCTGCACGTCGAGGTGGAATCGCTACGGCTGAACAACTATCGGGCGCTCACCGGCTTCATGAAGTCCGGCATGCCGGGCCCGGAGGGCTCGCTGTCGAAACTGATCTGGAGCGAGTCGATGCAGCGGCTCGGCGACCTCGCGGTCGAGATCCTCGGCCCGGCCGGCATGCTCGAGCGCTGGGACGCGAACCCCCGCGTGAACACGTGGCAGTTCATCCACCTGCGCTCGCGCGGCCACACGATCGAGGCCGGCACCAGCGAGATCCTTCGCAACATCGTCGCCGAGCGCGTGCTCGGCCTTCCCAAACACAAGTAG
- a CDS encoding FAD-dependent oxidoreductase, with protein METVEVCVVGGGVTGLAAAWRLGLAGRETVLLERFTLTHDRGSSHGATRIFRFAYPDPIYVRMAQAALPLWRELEACSGDEILNVTGGLDVGDAATLDRVARALEGCGATAERLDEPRPRFPWVAVEGPALYSPDTGVLAAARALAAMAGQARVHGVEIRESSPAVALVVGDDAVVVRTEDAEIRARRCVVAAGAWAKALLEPAGVSLPVYVTREQVFYFRSSTEMLPFIDHRPITRYGVPAFAGAAGVKVAEHKTGERTSADGRSFDIDPEAAARVSAYVAETLPDLDTEPVAFETCLYTMTADEDFVIDARGPLIVVSPCSGHGFKFGPLVGEALVCLAAGSDPLLPLERFALKRFG; from the coding sequence ATGGAAACCGTTGAGGTCTGCGTGGTCGGCGGCGGGGTCACCGGCCTGGCGGCGGCGTGGCGACTCGGGCTCGCAGGTCGCGAGACCGTCCTGCTCGAGCGGTTCACCCTCACTCACGACCGCGGGTCCTCGCACGGCGCGACCCGCATCTTCCGCTTCGCGTACCCGGACCCGATCTACGTCCGGATGGCGCAGGCCGCGCTGCCGCTGTGGCGCGAGCTGGAAGCCTGCTCCGGCGACGAGATCTTGAACGTCACCGGCGGGCTCGACGTCGGCGATGCGGCGACCCTTGACCGCGTCGCGCGCGCGTTGGAGGGATGCGGAGCTACGGCCGAGCGGCTCGACGAACCGCGGCCGCGGTTCCCATGGGTGGCGGTCGAAGGCCCGGCGCTCTACTCACCCGACACCGGCGTCCTCGCCGCCGCGCGGGCGTTGGCAGCGATGGCCGGGCAGGCGCGCGTACATGGGGTGGAGATCCGCGAGAGCAGCCCGGCGGTGGCGCTGGTGGTCGGGGACGACGCAGTTGTCGTGCGGACCGAGGACGCCGAGATCCGCGCGCGCCGCTGCGTCGTCGCGGCGGGGGCGTGGGCGAAGGCGCTCCTCGAGCCGGCCGGCGTGTCGTTGCCCGTCTACGTCACCCGCGAGCAGGTCTTCTACTTCCGATCATCGACCGAGATGCTCCCGTTCATCGACCACCGGCCGATCACGCGTTACGGCGTTCCGGCGTTCGCCGGGGCCGCGGGCGTGAAGGTCGCCGAGCACAAGACCGGCGAGCGGACCTCCGCCGATGGCCGATCGTTCGACATCGATCCCGAAGCTGCCGCGCGCGTGTCGGCCTACGTCGCGGAGACGCTTCCCGATCTGGACACCGAGCCGGTTGCGTTCGAGACCTGCCTCTACACGATGACCGCCGACGAGGACTTCGTCATCGATGCACGCGGCCCGCTGATCGTCGTCTCGCCCTGCAGCGGACACGGCTTCAAGTTCGGGCCGCTGGTCGGCGAAGCGCTCGTATGCCTCGCCGCCGGTTCCGACCCTCTCCTACCGCTCGAACGGTTTGCGCTGAAGCGGTTCGGGTAG
- a CDS encoding MogA/MoaB family molybdenum cofactor biosynthesis protein, whose protein sequence is MSVRVAVLTISDRRARGEGEDEGGPLIERMVTDAGCEVVQQGIVADERDHIEARLRGWSNSGDADVIITTGGTGLGPRDVTPEATKAVIDYEAPGLAELMRAHGMTKTPFAALSRQVCGVRNRTLIINLPGSPKAVAEGLDAILPVLGHAVEMMHGGSPPVSI, encoded by the coding sequence GTGAGCGTCCGTGTCGCGGTGCTCACGATCTCCGACCGGCGCGCCCGCGGCGAGGGCGAGGACGAGGGCGGCCCGTTGATCGAGCGGATGGTCACCGACGCCGGCTGCGAGGTCGTCCAACAGGGCATCGTCGCCGACGAGCGCGACCACATCGAGGCCCGGCTGCGCGGCTGGTCGAACTCCGGCGACGCCGACGTCATCATCACCACGGGCGGCACCGGGCTCGGTCCGCGCGACGTGACGCCCGAGGCGACCAAAGCGGTGATCGACTACGAGGCGCCGGGCCTCGCCGAGCTGATGCGCGCGCACGGGATGACCAAGACGCCGTTCGCCGCGCTTTCGCGGCAGGTGTGCGGCGTCCGGAACAGGACGCTGATCATCAACCTGCCGGGCTCCCCGAAGGCGGTCGCAGAGGGCCTGGACGCGATTCTGCCGGTGCTCGGGCACGCCGTCGAGATGATGCACGGCGGGTCGCCGCCGGTATCCATCTGA
- the moaC gene encoding cyclic pyranopterin monophosphate synthase MoaC — translation MRMVDVGDKPESEREASAACRLICEPGTRDRLLTGAVKKGDAVGAARVAGILAAKRVPELIPLCHPLRITSIDVDFAPAGDDAVEVRATVRGRDRTGFEIEALMAASVAALTLYDMGKAEDPRMRIEALRVVAKSGGKSGSVTFE, via the coding sequence GTGAGGATGGTCGACGTCGGCGACAAGCCGGAGTCCGAGCGCGAAGCCTCGGCAGCCTGCCGGCTGATCTGCGAGCCGGGAACGCGGGACCGTTTGCTGACGGGGGCCGTGAAGAAAGGCGACGCGGTCGGGGCGGCGCGCGTGGCGGGGATCCTAGCCGCGAAACGGGTCCCGGAGCTCATCCCGCTGTGCCATCCGCTCCGGATCACGTCTATCGACGTCGATTTCGCGCCGGCCGGGGACGACGCTGTGGAGGTCCGCGCGACCGTGCGCGGCCGCGACCGAACCGGCTTCGAGATCGAAGCGCTGATGGCCGCGAGCGTTGCCGCGCTGACGCTCTACGACATGGGTAAGGCCGAGGACCCACGGATGCGCATCGAAGCCCTCCGTGTCGTCGCCAAGTCCGGCGGCAAGTCGGGGAGCGTGACCTTCGAGTGA
- the glp gene encoding gephyrin-like molybdotransferase Glp — protein MTKRTVTREELDTPMLPYEEAVKRVLEAITTLPSQRIALSAARGLAIDERILAEHDVPGFDNSAMDGFAIRSADTAGASPGNPKTLTLIEDLPAGTPPQRSIEPGTASKIMTGAPVPPGADAVVPWEDTEPRDRTSVAVLAEIPVRKHVRPRGEDLKAGDEVIASGTVLRPVHLGVIASVGRDHVQAVPRPRVAVLSTGDELVAAGGELEPGKIFDSNQVLLAALCEEAGANVTLTGLVGDDPKEVIRWLEDAAGMADLIVTSGGASVGEHDWLRDVLERYGELTMWRVAIKPGKPIAMGRIARAPVLALPGNPGSAFVGVHVFVAAAIRKLAGRDPAPRSVRALLAEDVKGSPSRTLFCRVRIAGNKAVPLPAQSSVVLSNIIPTEGFAIVPPGGLPAGSDVRVEFIGDLS, from the coding sequence GTGACCAAGCGAACGGTGACCCGCGAGGAGCTCGACACGCCGATGCTCCCCTACGAGGAGGCGGTGAAACGCGTCCTCGAGGCGATCACGACGCTTCCCTCGCAGCGGATCGCGCTGAGCGCCGCGCGGGGGCTCGCGATCGACGAGCGGATCCTCGCCGAACACGACGTCCCCGGCTTCGACAACAGCGCCATGGACGGATTCGCGATCCGCTCGGCCGATACCGCCGGCGCCTCGCCGGGCAACCCCAAGACCTTGACGCTGATCGAGGACCTTCCCGCCGGGACTCCGCCGCAGCGTTCCATCGAGCCGGGGACCGCATCCAAGATCATGACGGGAGCGCCCGTTCCGCCGGGCGCGGACGCGGTCGTGCCGTGGGAGGACACCGAGCCGCGCGACCGGACGTCGGTCGCGGTGCTCGCGGAGATCCCGGTCCGAAAGCACGTCCGCCCACGCGGAGAGGACCTGAAAGCCGGCGACGAGGTGATCGCGTCGGGCACGGTGCTGCGGCCGGTGCACCTCGGCGTGATCGCGTCGGTCGGCCGGGACCACGTTCAAGCCGTTCCGCGTCCCCGTGTCGCGGTGCTCTCGACCGGCGACGAGCTGGTCGCTGCAGGAGGGGAGCTCGAGCCCGGCAAGATCTTCGATTCCAACCAGGTCCTGCTCGCCGCGCTGTGCGAGGAGGCCGGCGCGAACGTCACGCTCACCGGACTGGTCGGCGATGACCCGAAGGAAGTGATCCGCTGGCTCGAGGACGCGGCCGGGATGGCCGACCTCATCGTCACCAGCGGCGGCGCGTCGGTCGGGGAGCACGACTGGCTCCGCGACGTGCTCGAGCGCTACGGCGAGCTGACGATGTGGCGGGTCGCGATCAAGCCCGGCAAGCCGATCGCGATGGGCCGGATCGCCCGCGCGCCGGTGCTCGCGCTGCCGGGAAATCCCGGCTCCGCGTTCGTCGGCGTGCATGTGTTCGTCGCCGCGGCGATCCGCAAGCTCGCCGGCCGCGACCCTGCGCCCCGCTCGGTCCGGGCGCTGCTCGCGGAGGACGTGAAGGGATCGCCGAGCCGGACGCTCTTCTGCCGCGTGCGCATCGCGGGCAACAAGGCGGTGCCGCTGCCGGCGCAGTCATCGGTTGTGCTCTCCAACATCATCCCGACCGAAGGGTTCGCGATCGTGCCGCCCGGCGGCCTCCCGGCCGGCAGCGACGTCCGGGTCGAGTTCATCGGAGATCTGTCTTGA
- a CDS encoding sulfite oxidase-like oxidoreductase translates to MKIGRQKDDVGGRVPPNQRLTRGWPVLHASPVPKFNPAIWSFRVWGEVENEFELTWDEFRALPPVNTQSDFHCVTGWSKLDNTWDGVSFRAVADRAKPKPTAIHVLIHAEYGYTANLPIEAVLDDDVLFAWSHDGEPLEPEHGGPLRLVVPKLYAWKSAKWVRGVKFMDRDERGYWEVRGYHNQADPFREERYSWQE, encoded by the coding sequence GTGAAGATCGGCCGGCAGAAGGACGACGTCGGCGGCCGCGTCCCCCCGAACCAGCGGCTGACCCGCGGCTGGCCGGTGTTGCACGCATCGCCGGTCCCGAAGTTCAACCCGGCGATCTGGTCGTTCCGCGTTTGGGGCGAGGTCGAGAACGAGTTCGAGCTCACCTGGGACGAGTTCCGTGCGCTCCCCCCGGTCAATACCCAGAGCGACTTCCATTGCGTGACCGGCTGGTCGAAGCTCGATAACACGTGGGACGGGGTTTCGTTCCGCGCGGTCGCCGATCGCGCGAAGCCCAAGCCGACCGCGATCCACGTGCTGATCCACGCCGAGTACGGCTACACGGCGAACCTTCCGATCGAGGCGGTCCTCGACGACGACGTGCTGTTCGCCTGGTCGCACGACGGCGAGCCGCTCGAACCGGAGCACGGAGGCCCGCTCCGCCTCGTCGTCCCGAAGCTCTACGCGTGGAAGAGCGCGAAGTGGGTGCGCGGCGTGAAGTTCATGGACCGCGACGAGCGCGGCTACTGGGAGGTCCGCGGCTACCACAACCAGGCGGATCCGTTCCGCGAAGAGCGGTACAGCTGGCAGGAGTGA